The following are encoded in a window of Vigna unguiculata cultivar IT97K-499-35 chromosome 8, ASM411807v1, whole genome shotgun sequence genomic DNA:
- the LOC114194059 gene encoding receptor-like protein 36 — MESWAGWFVLLCCHMLLFHFSISHSLCHPHDKIALLQFKTSLTSSFESADISPTYDDATYAYSNYAECSDVDPKTTTWENETDCCSWVGVTCHSISGRVIGLDVSCSGLSAEILPNSTFFHLSHLQSLNLAFNYFFNFPLSSLFGGFASLTHLDLSTCDFYGEIPSQISQLSKLESLDLSDNYMLTWKESSWKKFLQNATILRELILDNVDMTSSSMRSLNRSTSLVSLSLRGTGVWGNLKNGILCLPKLQQLHLSSVHLGPGCKQLPNLSCSAASLTVLDLPMNLFEGPIPAFFSNFTYLTSLDLSLNRYLNGSIPSSLLTLPHLTFLDLRFNQFSGQIPNVFPQSNKFQELDLNHNNIGGELPSTLSNLQHLILLDLSVNKLSSKIPLSILNLQYLVFLDLSHNRLQGPLPNKITSLSNLTRLYFNDNFLNETIPAWCLSLPSLLELDLSNNQFTGHLSPIVSQSFEFLYLCNNKLQGNIPQSIFTLVNLGQLCLSSNNLSGFDNVNYSFPRLERLYLSSLGLSEFPKLSGKVPMLTELDLSNNKLKGTVPKWLHEMGSLKFLNLSQNLLTTPMNPFSRNYNLQFLDLSFNLLTDNVSSSICNISLLEVLLLSHNKLVGIIPPCLANLSALYILDLQRNKLNGTLPSNFSMTSCLSVLNLNDNQLEGILPQSLSNCTQLEILNLANNQIEDKFPDWLQTLPMLTVLVLRANKLYGPIPSLKMKQGFSSLQIFDISSNCFNGSIPKSYIQNFQVMKNVIHYKEDELYMQPYSSNRSVTEFATITTKAISMTFKKVPKNFITIDLSRNRFEGEIPCVIGELHALKGLNLSHNRLSGPIPKSIGNLTNLESLDLSSNVLIGRIPTELTNLNFLEVLDLSYNHLVGEIPHGEQFNTFSNNSYIGNSGLCGFPLSMNCNNTEQQFPFSPSFWGEERFGFGWEAVAIGYGCGIIFGIGLGFIVLLIGKPEWLVRMVGGGLNKQ; from the coding sequence ATGGAGTCATGGGCGGGGTGGTTTGTTCTTCTGTGTTGCCATATGTTGTTGTTTCACTTCTCAATCTCTCATTCCTTATGTCATCCTCACGATAAAATTGCCTTGCTCCAATTCAAAACCTCTCTCACTTCTTCTTTTGAGTCAGCAGATATCTCTCCCACTTATGATGATGCCACTTATGCTTATAGCAATTATGCTGAATGCAGTGATGTAGATCCAAAGACAACAACATGGGAAAATGAGACAGATTGTTGTTCATGGGTTGGTGTTACTTGCCACTCCATCTCTGGTCGTGTCATAGGTCTTGATGTCTCATGCAGTGGCCTTTCCGCGGAAATCCTTCCGAACAGTACTTTTTTCCATCTTTCTCATCTTCAGTCACTTAATCTTGCTTTCAATTATTTCTTCAACTTTCCACTTTCATCTCTCTTTGGTGGCTTTGCGAGTCTCACACACCTCGATTTGTCTACTTGTGACTTTTACGGTGAAATTCCCTCTCAAATCTCACAACTTTCCAAATTAGAATCACTCGATCTCTCTGATAATTACATGTTAACCTGGAAAGAAAGCAGTTGGAAGAAGTTCCTACAAAATGCAACAATTTTAAGAGAGCTTATTTTGGATAATGTAGATATGACTTCAAGTTCAATGAGGTCTCTCAATAGGTCTACTTCTTTGGTTAGTCTTAGTCTCCGTGGCACTGGAGTCTGGGGAAACTTGAAAAATGGCATCTTATGTTTACCAAAACTTCAACAGTTACACTTGTCATCTGTTCATCTCGGCCCTGGTTGCAAACAGCTTCCGAACTTGAGTTGTAGTGCTGCTTCTCTTACTGTATTGGATCTTCCAATGAATCTGTTTGAGGGGCCAATCCCTGCCTTTTTCTCCAACTTCACCTATCTTACTTCTCTCGATCTCTCACTAAACAGATATCTCAATGGTTCAATCccatcctcacttttaacccTTCcacatttaacttttttagaTCTTCGATTCAATCAATTCAGTGGCCAAATCCCAAATGTCTTTCCCCAgtcaaataaatttcaagaattaGATTTGAATCATAACAACATAGGAGGTGAGCTACCATCAACACTTTCAAATCTTCAACATCTCATTCTCTTGGATCTTTCAGTGAATAAATTGAGCAGTAAAATTCCATTGTCAATTCTAAATCTTCAATATCTCGTTTTCTTAGATCTTTCACATAATAGATTGCAGGGTCCTCTGCCCAACAAAATAACAAGTCTTTCAAACCTAACTCGGTTATACTTCAATGACAACTTCCTAAATGAAACGATTCCTGCTTGGTGTTTATCTTTACCATCTTTGCTAGAACTAGATCTATCAAATAATCAGTTCACAGGACATTTAAGTCCAATCGTGTCACAGTCCTTCGAGTTTCTGTATTTGTGCAACAACAAGCTACAGGGCAATATTCCACAATCAATCTTCACTCTTGTAAATCTAGGCCAATTATGCTTATCATCAAACAACTTAAGTGGTTTTGACAACGTCAATTATAGTTTCCCTAGGTTAGAGAGATTGTATTTATCTTCTTTAGGTTTGTCTGAATTTCCAAAATTGTCAGGAAAAGTCCCAATGTTGACAGAACTTGATCTATCCAACAACAAATTGAAAGGAACAGTGCCAAAGTGGTTACATGAAATGGgttcattaaaatttttgaaccTATCCCAAAACTTGTTGACAACTCCAATGAACCCATTTTCAAGGAACTACAACCTCCAATTCCTTGATCTCAGTTTCAATTTACTCACTGACAATGTGTCTTCCTCAATTTGTAATATAAGTTTACTTGAAGTTCTCCTCTTATCTCACAATAAGTTGGTAGGCATCATTCCACCATGCCTTGCAAACTTATCAGCCCTTTATATTTTGGATCTACAAAGGAACAAACTAAATGGCACATTACCAAGTAACTTCTCAATGACTAGTTGTCTCAGTGTTTTGAATCTCAATGACAACCAGTTGGAAGGTATTTTGCCACAATCTTTGTCCAATTGCACACAATTGGAGATCTTGAATCTTGCCAACAATCAAATTGAGGACAAATTTCCTGACTGGCTTCAAACTCTACCGATGTTGACAGTATTGGTATTGCGTGCCAACAAATTGTACGGTCCCATTCCAAGTTTAAAGATGAAACAAGGATTTTCAAGTTTACAAATTTTTGATATCTCATCCAACTGCTTCAATGGTTCAATACCAAAATCctacatacaaaattttcaagtcATGAAGAATGTTATTCATTATAAAGAGGACGAGCTATACATGCAACCTTACAGTAGTAACAGATCTGTGACTGAATTTGCAACCATAACAACAAAAGCCATAAGTATGACATTCAAAAAGGTTCCAAAAAACTTTATAACCATTGATTTATCCAGGAACAGATTTGAAGGAGAGATTCCATGTGTAATTGGAGAGCTTCATGCTCTTAAAGGACTCAACTTGTCTCATAACAGACTTAGTGGTCCTATTCCCAAATCCATTGGAAATTTGACAAACTTGGAATCATTGGATCTCTCCTCAAATGTTCTCATTGGTAGGATACCCACAGAATTAACCAATTTAAACTTTCTTGAAGTCCTGGATCTTTCCTATAACCATCTTGTTGGAGAAATACCGCATGGAGAACAgttcaacactttttcaaatAACTCTTACATTGGAAACTCAGGACTATGTGGGTTCCCATTGTCAATGAACTGCAACAACACTGAACAACAATTTCCATTTTCTCCGAGCTTCTGGGGAGAAGAAAGATTTGGATTTGGATGGGAAGCGGTTGCTATAGGATATGGATGTGGAATAATATTTGGAATTGGCTTAGGGTTTATTGTATTGTTGATTGGAAAGCCTGAATGGCTTGTGAGAATGGTTGGAGGTGGTCTCAATAAACAATGA